The nucleotide sequence TTGAATTAGCATATGCATTAGGTTCATTAGATGAAGCACCTAAACGCTCTGTTACTGTTATTGCTACTACGGCTGAAGAGCAAGGTTTATTAGGGTCTAAGTATTATGCTCAAAACCCAATTTACCCGCTTGAAAAATCAGTTGCGGCTTTTAACATGGACAGTTTGAACATCTTAGGTCAGACTCAAGATTTGGCGGTAAAAGGTAAAGGTAAATCTACTATTGAAGATTTCCTAGAAGTTGCGGCTAAAAAACAAAACCGTAATTTAGTGACTGAGCCAAATCCTTCTGCCGGTAGTTACTACCGCAGTGACCACTTTAACTTTGCGAAAGTTGGCGTACCTGCACTGTACATTGGTGGTGGTGCGATACCATTAAATGATGAAGTAGCAGCATACAAAGCGAAAGTTCAACCAGAAGTACGCCGTTGTTACCACCAAGTTTGTGATGAATACAATCCTAATTGGGACCTTAAAGGTGCAATCGATGATGTACGTGTAATTTTTGATACTATGTTTCAAATTGCAGACTCAGACGAATGGCCACAATGGTCAAAATCTAGTGAATTTCAACGCCCTAAAAAGTAAGAAAAAGTACTAAAAACGGTCAATTGATAATAAATTCGAATATTTATTCTAATTTAGACTATTTCGCTATTGATTTTTACAATCAAATATAAGATTCTCAAAGACGGACATCACTTGGTGTCCGTCTTTTTTTATCTTTAGCCTAAACAAAAAAAGCATGTAGGCTGATTTATAAGGTAAAAATGATTTCGATTATGATTATGTAAAGGAAGCAGTATGTGTTCAATTTTTTGTATCTTTGATATAAAGACTGATGCCAGCGCTCTGCGCGAAGAGGCAATTCAGTTATCTCGTTTATTACGCCACCGAGGACCAGATTGGTCAGGCGTATATAGTAATGACAACGCAATTTTGGTGCACGAGCGCCTTGCAATTGTAGATACCGAACACGGCGCACAACCTTTATATAATCAAAATCGAAATCATGTGTTAGCGGTAAATGGTGAAATCTACAATCACAAGCAACTTGAAGCCAAATTAAATGTTGATTATCAATTTCAAACTAAATCTGATTGTGAGGTGATTTTACCTTTATATGAAGAGTTTGGTGACAGCTTCGTTGATAAATTACAAGGCATGTTTGCATTCGCGTTATATAACAACGAAGACAACTCTTACCTTATCGCTCGTGACCATATGGGAATTATTCCACTATATATGGGCCATGATGAACACGGTAACTTTTTTGTTGCCTCAGAAATGAAAGCATTAATGCCAATTTGTAAAACCGTTAGCGAATTTCCTCCAGGGCATTATTTATCAAGTAAAGAAGGTCAAATTAAGCAGTATTACAAACGTGACTGGCAAGAATTTGACGCGATCAAAGATAACAGCACCGATATTGATGAGCTTCGCTCTTCACTAGAAAGTTCAGTAAAGAGTCACTTAATGACAGACGTACCTTATGGCGTATTGTTATCAGGAGGATTAGACTCATCGTTAATTTCGTCTATTACGCAGAAATTTGCGGCACGTCGCGTTGAAGAAAATGGTTTGACTGATGCTTGGTGGCCAAAAGTTCACTCGTTTGCTTGTGGTCTTGAAGGCTCTCCAGATCTAGAAGCTGCGCAAAAAGTTGCTGATAGCATTGGTACGATTCACCACAGTATCACGTTTACAGTACAAGACGGTATCGATGCTCTTAAAGAAGTCATTTATCATATTGAAACCTACGATGTGACAACGATTC is from Thalassotalea crassostreae and encodes:
- the asnB gene encoding asparagine synthase B, with amino-acid sequence MCSIFCIFDIKTDASALREEAIQLSRLLRHRGPDWSGVYSNDNAILVHERLAIVDTEHGAQPLYNQNRNHVLAVNGEIYNHKQLEAKLNVDYQFQTKSDCEVILPLYEEFGDSFVDKLQGMFAFALYNNEDNSYLIARDHMGIIPLYMGHDEHGNFFVASEMKALMPICKTVSEFPPGHYLSSKEGQIKQYYKRDWQEFDAIKDNSTDIDELRSSLESSVKSHLMTDVPYGVLLSGGLDSSLISSITQKFAARRVEENGLTDAWWPKVHSFACGLEGSPDLEAAQKVADSIGTIHHSITFTVQDGIDALKEVIYHIETYDVTTIRASTPMCLMARKIKAMGIKMVLSGEGADEIFGGYLYFHKAPNAQEFHEELVRKLDKLHMFDCLRANKSMSAWGIEARVPFLDKDFMDVAMRIDPEDKMCKDGKIEKHVLRSAFEGYLPKEILWRQKEQFSDGVGYNWIDSLKELVETQVSDEQLANAKFKFPHNTPDTKEAYFYRTIFEEHFPLASAAECVPGGKSVACSTEKALEWDEAFKNMADPSGRAVSAVHNEGY